The following proteins are co-located in the bacterium genome:
- a CDS encoding type II secretion system protein, producing MNRKGFTLLEILVVLMVLGFLTAMVAGYLSHIKGEAAVVTALNEMKDIKEAIRDRFYPELGLIPEDLGLDDMRGSGDERPEFAIKLLCLKDDAANERADMLVFLTQCGVPSLINWDKYSYKGWRGPYLEREITAYDNKGTPDPADDEWYPIIIDPWGKSVDYSVDPDGVIGEYRIIYDELDTNPGITREDERLSARIVSFGANGVDNGGTTSPLPLPADTGDDLVMFIFGTQPIRRP from the coding sequence ATGAACAGGAAAGGATTCACTCTTCTTGAAATTTTGGTTGTCCTGATGGTTTTGGGGTTTTTGACCGCAATGGTCGCAGGCTACCTTTCCCACATTAAGGGAGAGGCGGCCGTCGTTACCGCGCTTAACGAGATGAAAGATATCAAAGAGGCAATAAGAGACAGGTTTTATCCTGAATTAGGCCTCATCCCTGAGGATTTGGGTCTGGATGATATGCGCGGTAGTGGAGACGAAAGACCAGAGTTTGCCATTAAGCTTCTTTGCCTAAAAGATGACGCTGCAAACGAACGAGCTGATATGCTCGTTTTTCTAACACAATGTGGCGTTCCTTCTTTGATAAACTGGGATAAATACAGCTATAAAGGTTGGAGAGGGCCTTATTTGGAGCGGGAAATTACTGCTTATGATAATAAGGGGACACCTGATCCTGCAGATGATGAATGGTATCCTATAATTATTGACCCTTGGGGCAAAAGCGTTGACTACAGCGTTGACCCTGATGGCGTAATAGGAGAATACCGTATTATTTATGATGAATTGGACACAAATCCGGGAATAACCAGAGAAGATGAGAGATTATCAGCGCGGATAGTTAGTTTTGGGGCAAATGGGGTAGATAACGGTGGAACAACAAGCCCTCTCCCTTTACCTGCGGATACAGGTGATGATTTGGTAATGTTTATCTTTGGCACACAGCCGATAAGGAGGCCGTAA
- a CDS encoding tetratricopeptide repeat protein, translated as MLEVKGREFGIKGVCARNKEKKLLKLKIDGKGFKRAKFAKKIKEGQEVFIMLPEGEPVRGKIIAIKDRIRIEVNAQVPKIRGLPVFNKDEEVLGIVEFFIKDKNDVYAIPVLEGISFKNTGLLSINGWKQMRTKEWMESDIGKRQIIIYLMGMEKYEEAAVRLEKLIKAHPDDKEAYFRLGVCYGKRGEYQKAKDAYEKYTSLVPDDLKGHYNLGIAYLGTGDIQAAKREYEFLKRIGSKEAAAFSERLLEYIEKEEKP; from the coding sequence ATGCTGGAAGTAAAAGGCAGAGAGTTTGGAATCAAAGGGGTTTGCGCAAGGAATAAGGAAAAGAAATTATTAAAGCTCAAAATAGATGGGAAAGGATTTAAAAGAGCAAAATTTGCAAAAAAGATAAAGGAAGGCCAGGAGGTATTCATAATGCTTCCCGAAGGTGAACCGGTGAGGGGAAAAATCATTGCCATAAAAGACAGGATAAGGATAGAGGTAAATGCGCAGGTGCCAAAGATAAGAGGTTTGCCTGTGTTTAATAAAGATGAAGAGGTTTTAGGGATTGTTGAATTTTTTATCAAGGATAAGAATGATGTATACGCCATCCCCGTATTAGAAGGCATTTCTTTTAAAAACACAGGCCTTTTGAGTATAAATGGCTGGAAACAAATGCGGACTAAGGAATGGATGGAATCCGATATAGGCAAGAGGCAGATAATAATTTATCTTATGGGAATGGAAAAATACGAAGAAGCTGCTGTAAGGCTTGAGAAATTGATCAAGGCGCACCCTGATGATAAGGAAGCGTATTTCAGACTTGGGGTCTGTTACGGAAAGAGAGGAGAATACCAAAAGGCAAAGGACGCCTATGAGAAATATACTTCTCTTGTCCCGGATGATCTCAAGGGCCATTACAACCTCGGCATCGCGTATTTAGGGACAGGAGATATACAAGCGGCAAAACGCGAATATGAGTTTTTAAAAAGAATCGGCTCAAAAGAGGCCGCCGCGTTTTCAGAGCGTTTGCTTGAATATATCGAAAAGGAAGAAAAGCCATGA